Proteins encoded by one window of Nocardia goodfellowii:
- a CDS encoding ribulose bisphosphate carboxylase small subunit: protein MYLRHGTFSYLPEFTDADIAAQVRYALLNSWPVSVEYTDDPHPRNAYWQMWGLPLFDLDEPDGVLAEINACRATFPRHYVRVLAYDARFGRQTTALSFLVQRPAVEPGFELTRTEGPDRRQTYGLRSYATEKPQGARYGG, encoded by the coding sequence ATGTATCTGCGTCACGGAACCTTCTCCTATCTTCCGGAATTCACCGATGCCGACATCGCCGCGCAGGTGCGTTACGCACTGCTCAACAGCTGGCCGGTGTCGGTGGAATACACCGACGATCCGCACCCGCGCAACGCCTACTGGCAGATGTGGGGACTGCCGCTGTTCGATCTCGACGAACCCGACGGCGTGCTGGCCGAGATCAACGCCTGCCGCGCCACTTTCCCGCGGCACTATGTCCGAGTGCTGGCCTACGACGCCCGCTTCGGGCGGCAGACGACCGCGCTGAGCTTTCTGGTGCAGCGCCCGGCCGTCGAACCCGGCTTCGAACTGACCCGCACCGAAGGCCCGGATCGACGCCAAACCTACGGGCTGCGTTCCTATGCCACCGAGAAACCGCAGGGCGCGCGGTATGGCGGCTGA
- a CDS encoding AAA family ATPase, with protein sequence MAAESNGFRLHRPSPQGPRPVPDAAPEPPPILADDAVLDLSTDIAGEDVELTLRRLDEELVGLANVKRRVREIAALLLIDRARRRFGLESAKPTMHMSFTGGPGTGKTTVALRMAELLHTLGYIRKPKVHTVTRDDLVGQFIGHTAPKTKEAVAKAAGGVLFIDEAYYLFRPENERDYGQEVIEILLQEMESERASLVVIFAGYPDRMERFFSANPGLSSRVAHHLEFVDYTHEELVAIADLMVAEQNFRFDDAARAAFAEYLTRRMDRPRFSNARSVRNAVDRCRLRHAKRLVELHRPLSKTDLITLTDRDVYGSSVFADGP encoded by the coding sequence ATGGCGGCTGAGAGCAACGGTTTCCGGCTGCACCGGCCGAGTCCGCAGGGGCCGCGGCCGGTGCCGGACGCCGCGCCGGAGCCGCCGCCGATCCTGGCTGACGACGCGGTGCTGGACCTGTCGACCGACATCGCGGGCGAGGACGTCGAACTGACGCTGCGCCGGCTCGACGAGGAGCTGGTCGGTTTGGCGAACGTCAAGCGCCGGGTCCGGGAGATCGCGGCGCTGCTGCTGATCGACCGGGCCCGGCGGCGCTTCGGGCTGGAATCGGCCAAGCCCACCATGCATATGAGTTTCACCGGCGGGCCGGGTACCGGTAAGACCACAGTGGCTCTGCGCATGGCCGAACTGCTGCACACCCTCGGCTATATCCGGAAACCCAAGGTGCACACCGTGACCCGAGACGATCTGGTCGGTCAGTTCATCGGTCATACGGCGCCCAAGACCAAGGAGGCCGTCGCCAAGGCGGCGGGCGGCGTGCTGTTCATCGATGAGGCCTATTACCTGTTCCGGCCGGAGAACGAGCGGGATTACGGCCAGGAGGTCATCGAGATCCTGTTGCAGGAGATGGAGAGCGAGCGGGCCAGCCTGGTGGTGATCTTCGCGGGCTACCCGGACCGGATGGAGCGGTTCTTCTCCGCCAATCCCGGGCTGTCCTCCCGGGTGGCCCATCACCTGGAGTTCGTCGACTACACCCACGAGGAACTGGTGGCCATCGCCGATCTGATGGTGGCGGAGCAGAACTTCCGCTTCGACGACGCCGCGCGGGCCGCGTTCGCCGAGTACCTCACCCGCCGGATGGACCGGCCGCGGTTCTCCAACGCGCGCAGCGTCCGCAACGCCGTGGACCGCTGCCGGCTGCGCCACGCCAAACGACTGGTCGAACTGCACCGCCCGCTCAGCAAGACCGACCTGATCACGTTGACCGATCGAGATGTCTACGGCAGCAGCGTGTTCGCCGATGGACCCTGA
- a CDS encoding class 1 fructose-bisphosphatase: MPEGLKTLTRYTIEEEHRHPGSSGEFSGLVNVVATATKIIANQVTRGAIVGSRRKLDTIANDIMVSETQWTGHLSALLSEQMSGAQPVPDAHRRGKYLLAYDPLDGSSNIDVNLPVGTIFSVLRAPAGSGAEPSDADFLQPGTRQVCAGFTLYGPATMLVLTTGSGVDGFTLDREIGAFVLTHPRMRIPEETTGFAINAANERFWERPVRRYVHECLDGIDGPRGRDFNMRWVASLVADTFHILTRGGVYLYPYDTRPPQRAGQVALLYGANPIAFIVEQAGGWATTGGDRVREVVPTEVHQRVPLIFGSRNEVQRIEHYHSEPEEGPRFDSSLFGTRSLFRPAGRANPV; encoded by the coding sequence ATGCCAGAAGGACTGAAGACGCTCACCCGCTACACGATCGAAGAGGAGCACCGGCATCCCGGCTCGTCCGGTGAATTCTCGGGTCTGGTCAATGTCGTCGCCACCGCCACGAAGATCATCGCCAATCAGGTGACCAGGGGTGCGATCGTCGGGTCGCGTCGCAAGCTCGACACTATCGCCAACGACATCATGGTGTCGGAAACCCAATGGACCGGCCATCTTTCGGCACTGCTGTCCGAGCAGATGAGCGGTGCCCAGCCCGTGCCCGACGCGCATCGGCGCGGGAAATATCTGCTGGCCTACGACCCGCTGGACGGCTCGTCGAATATCGACGTGAATCTGCCGGTCGGCACGATCTTCAGTGTGCTGCGGGCCCCAGCCGGGTCCGGCGCGGAGCCTTCGGACGCGGACTTCCTGCAACCCGGCACCCGGCAGGTGTGTGCCGGGTTCACCCTCTACGGACCGGCGACGATGCTGGTGCTCACCACCGGGAGCGGGGTCGACGGCTTCACTCTCGATCGCGAGATCGGCGCCTTCGTGCTGACCCATCCTCGCATGCGAATCCCCGAGGAGACAACGGGTTTCGCGATCAACGCCGCCAACGAGCGATTCTGGGAACGGCCGGTGCGCCGCTACGTGCACGAGTGTCTCGACGGAATCGACGGACCGCGCGGCCGGGACTTCAATATGCGCTGGGTGGCGTCCCTGGTGGCGGACACCTTCCACATCCTGACCCGCGGCGGGGTCTACCTGTATCCGTACGACACCCGGCCGCCGCAACGCGCCGGTCAGGTCGCGCTGCTCTACGGCGCGAATCCGATCGCGTTCATCGTCGAACAGGCCGGGGGCTGGGCGACCACGGGCGGCGATCGGGTGCGCGAGGTGGTGCCCACCGAGGTGCACCAGCGGGTTCCGCTGATTTTCGGCTCCCGCAACGAGGTGCAACGTATCGAGCACTATCACAGCGAACCTGAAGAGGGACCCCGCTTCGACAGCTCGCTGTTCGGGACCCGTTCGCTGTTCCGCCCAGCAGGCCGCGCCAACCCCGTGTAA
- a CDS encoding phosphoribulokinase → MSVKHPVVAITGSSGAGTTSVTRTFQEIFRREGIYAAIVEGDSFHRYDRDEMKSAMAEAEQNRNFTFSHFGEEANLLKELETLFREYGETGVGSVRKYLHDEGEAKPYGQPAGTFTPWEDLAPGSDLLFYEGLHGAAITDSVNVARYADLLVGVVPIVNLEWIQKVIRDKTERGYSSEAVIDTILRRMPDYVKYICPQFSHTYVNFQRVPTVDTSNPFIARTIPTADESFVVIRFADPKVIDFPYLLSMLHDSFMSRPNCIVVPGGKMELAMQLIFTPLILRLMDKRPKRSR, encoded by the coding sequence ATGTCGGTCAAACATCCCGTTGTCGCGATCACCGGATCCTCCGGTGCGGGCACGACCAGCGTCACCCGCACCTTCCAGGAGATCTTCCGGCGCGAAGGCATCTACGCGGCGATCGTGGAAGGGGATTCGTTCCATCGCTACGACCGCGACGAGATGAAATCGGCGATGGCCGAGGCCGAACAGAACCGCAACTTCACCTTCTCGCATTTCGGGGAGGAGGCGAACCTGCTGAAGGAACTGGAGACCCTGTTCCGGGAGTACGGGGAGACCGGCGTCGGTTCGGTGCGCAAGTATCTGCACGACGAGGGCGAGGCGAAGCCCTACGGCCAGCCCGCGGGCACCTTCACGCCGTGGGAGGATCTCGCGCCCGGCAGCGACCTGCTGTTCTATGAGGGTCTGCACGGCGCGGCGATCACCGACAGCGTCAATGTCGCTCGCTACGCCGACCTGCTCGTCGGGGTGGTCCCGATCGTCAATCTGGAATGGATTCAGAAGGTCATCCGGGACAAGACCGAACGCGGCTACTCCAGCGAAGCCGTGATCGACACCATCCTGCGCCGCATGCCCGACTACGTGAAATACATCTGCCCGCAGTTCTCGCACACCTATGTCAATTTCCAGCGCGTTCCCACCGTCGATACCTCGAACCCGTTCATCGCCCGCACCATCCCCACCGCGGACGAGAGTTTCGTCGTCATCCGCTTCGCCGATCCCAAGGTCATCGACTTCCCGTATCTGTTGTCGATGCTGCACGACTCGTTCATGTCCCGGCCGAACTGCATCGTCGTCCCGGGCGGCAAAATGGAACTGGCCATGCAGCTCATCTTCACGCCGCTCATCCTCCGGCTGATGGACAAGCGCCCCAAGCGATCCCGCTGA
- a CDS encoding AEC family transporter: MIGAVAATLAKLAPVLIVFSAGAVFGARKVLAGEAAKAFSDFAFLFAIPAYLFPKLYHANLGALFAPAAVGGYAATAILTLVLMAIFGKWVIGANASGVALRCMCAVQVNAAYFALPVLDFLFGDASAIFPIVLFQVCVLTVIVLTVLEHGRSDEEAGQGRGVWRAVGSALSTPVVVACTAGVLANLVNLRVPEPVLEGLEFAGAAASPVALFALGLHVGTYGMRWRPVARDEYLLIAVKCLAFPLLMWASLHYVFGLQGSTLAMFVVIAAMPAPQNAFIYAQRYDGEIDLVAAAVVKSTVVTAALLPIWMLALAP, encoded by the coding sequence ATGATTGGTGCCGTCGCGGCTACCCTGGCGAAACTCGCGCCGGTGCTGATCGTGTTCAGCGCGGGTGCGGTGTTCGGGGCGCGGAAGGTGCTGGCCGGCGAGGCGGCGAAGGCGTTCAGCGACTTCGCGTTCCTGTTCGCGATCCCCGCGTATCTGTTTCCGAAGCTCTATCACGCGAATTTGGGGGCGTTGTTCGCGCCGGCGGCGGTGGGCGGGTACGCCGCCACCGCGATCCTCACGCTGGTGCTGATGGCGATCTTCGGCAAATGGGTGATCGGCGCGAACGCGTCGGGAGTCGCGCTGCGATGTATGTGCGCGGTGCAGGTGAACGCGGCGTATTTCGCGCTTCCGGTGCTGGACTTCCTGTTCGGGGACGCGTCCGCGATCTTCCCCATCGTGCTGTTCCAAGTGTGTGTGCTGACCGTCATCGTGCTCACCGTGCTGGAGCACGGCCGCTCGGACGAGGAGGCGGGGCAGGGTCGCGGTGTGTGGCGCGCGGTGGGCTCGGCGCTCAGTACGCCCGTGGTCGTGGCGTGTACCGCGGGCGTTCTGGCCAATCTGGTGAATCTGCGGGTGCCCGAGCCGGTGCTGGAGGGTCTGGAGTTCGCCGGCGCGGCCGCCTCGCCGGTCGCGCTGTTCGCGCTGGGCCTGCACGTCGGCACCTACGGTATGCGCTGGCGTCCGGTGGCCCGCGACGAATACCTGCTGATCGCCGTCAAATGTCTGGCGTTTCCGCTGCTGATGTGGGCGTCGCTGCACTACGTGTTCGGCCTGCAGGGCAGCACTTTGGCGATGTTCGTGGTCATCGCCGCCATGCCCGCCCCGCAGAACGCCTTCATCTACGCCCAGCGCTACGACGGCGAAATCGACCTCGTCGCCGCCGCGGTGGTCAAGTCGACCGTCGTGACCGCCGCCCTCCTGCCGATCTGGATGCTCGCGCTAGCGCCCTGA
- a CDS encoding alpha/beta fold hydrolase yields MNLLPLVQHRSIDVDGVRVFYRESVPTRADAPVLLLLHGFPSASHQFRRLIDALGGDYRLIAPDYPGFGNTAAPAGFEYSFDRLADVTAGFVQQLGLTRFAVYVFDFGAPVGFRLATRHPEWITGVVVQNGNAYEAGLSAQARDFVALRPEADGAADTIRGLLTLEGTRGQYEHGVTDITALDPQSWILDQHYLDLPGRAEAQLALAFDYHSNLARYPEWQAWLREYAPPALIVWGANDPFFPAPGAHAYLADLPGAELHLFDTGHFALETHLADIAPLIADFLDRLPVDLGERAAIAATAG; encoded by the coding sequence ATGAATCTCCTCCCCTTGGTCCAGCACCGCAGCATCGACGTCGACGGCGTGCGGGTGTTCTACCGCGAGTCCGTGCCTACCCGCGCCGACGCACCGGTCCTGTTGCTGCTGCACGGGTTTCCGTCCGCCTCGCATCAGTTCCGGCGCCTCATCGACGCGCTCGGCGGCGACTACCGGCTGATCGCGCCGGACTACCCCGGCTTCGGCAATACCGCCGCCCCCGCGGGGTTCGAGTACAGCTTCGATCGGCTGGCCGACGTCACGGCGGGATTCGTCCAGCAGCTCGGGCTGACCCGCTTCGCCGTCTACGTCTTCGACTTCGGCGCACCGGTCGGCTTCCGGCTCGCGACTCGTCATCCGGAATGGATCACCGGCGTGGTCGTGCAGAACGGCAACGCGTACGAGGCTGGATTATCGGCGCAGGCAAGGGATTTCGTCGCCCTGCGGCCGGAGGCCGACGGCGCGGCGGACACCATCCGCGGGCTGCTGACCCTGGAGGGCACTCGCGGCCAATACGAACACGGCGTCACCGATATCACCGCGCTCGATCCGCAGAGCTGGATCCTCGATCAGCATTACCTCGACCTGCCCGGCCGCGCGGAAGCCCAACTCGCGCTGGCCTTCGACTACCACTCCAATCTCGCCCGCTACCCCGAATGGCAGGCCTGGCTCCGCGAATACGCTCCCCCGGCGCTGATCGTCTGGGGTGCCAACGACCCGTTCTTCCCGGCCCCCGGCGCGCACGCCTACCTCGCCGACCTGCCCGGCGCCGAACTGCACCTCTTCGACACCGGCCATTTCGCCCTGGAAACCCACCTCGCCGACATCGCGCCACTCATCGCGGATTTCCTCGACCGCCTACCGGTCGACCTCGGCGAGCGAGCGGCGATCGCGGCCACCGCCGGGTGA
- a CDS encoding CGNR zinc finger domain-containing protein has translation MTELEPLIGEPLPLDLVNTRPVGVDLLRTTEQLTRWLHAQADRLPEAPARPTRADLDAVLDVREHISAVSDALLDGRRPPAAALRGLAAAVSAAPAVRRLVWDGGSLAATVVREGDSAARLAAALADAAIDLFADPAVARIRRCAADDCVLLFLPAHPRRQWCAPDRCGNRARVARYYQRHKAAHE, from the coding sequence GTGACCGAGCTCGAACCGCTGATCGGCGAACCGCTGCCCCTGGACCTGGTGAACACCCGTCCGGTCGGCGTCGACCTGCTGCGGACTACCGAACAGCTGACGCGGTGGCTGCACGCGCAGGCCGATCGATTGCCGGAGGCACCCGCGCGTCCCACCCGCGCGGACCTGGACGCGGTACTCGATGTGCGCGAACACATTTCGGCGGTATCGGACGCGCTGCTCGACGGCCGACGGCCACCCGCCGCCGCCCTGCGCGGGCTGGCGGCCGCCGTATCCGCTGCCCCCGCTGTCCGCCGCCTGGTCTGGGACGGCGGGTCGCTCGCGGCAACCGTTGTGCGCGAGGGTGACTCGGCCGCACGTCTGGCCGCCGCGCTCGCCGACGCGGCGATCGATCTGTTCGCCGACCCGGCTGTCGCCCGGATACGGCGCTGCGCGGCGGACGACTGCGTGCTGCTGTTCCTGCCCGCGCATCCCCGCCGGCAGTGGTGTGCACCGGACCGCTGCGGCAACCGCGCCCGGGTCGCTCGCTACTACCAGCGTCACAAAGCCGCGCACGAGTGA
- a CDS encoding nuclear transport factor 2 family protein, giving the protein MEAFKKAVEARDGDALAATLAENVVFTSPVAFKPYPGKPITAAILRGVLRVFEDFRYVRELVSADGRDQALVFEATVGGKAVHGCDFLHLDENGLIDELTVMVRPLSGARALADAMGAQFPRIEAEAARGMVG; this is encoded by the coding sequence ATGGAAGCCTTCAAGAAGGCGGTCGAAGCGCGAGACGGTGACGCGCTGGCCGCGACCCTGGCGGAGAACGTGGTGTTCACCAGTCCGGTCGCGTTCAAGCCCTATCCGGGCAAGCCGATCACGGCCGCGATCCTGCGTGGTGTGCTGCGGGTGTTCGAGGATTTCCGATATGTGCGTGAGCTCGTCAGTGCCGATGGCCGCGATCAGGCCCTGGTGTTCGAGGCCACGGTGGGCGGTAAGGCGGTGCACGGCTGCGACTTCCTGCATCTCGACGAGAACGGGCTGATCGATGAACTCACCGTGATGGTGCGCCCGCTGTCGGGGGCCCGTGCGCTCGCCGACGCCATGGGTGCGCAATTCCCCCGTATCGAGGCGGAGGCCGCGCGCGGTATGGTGGGTTAA
- a CDS encoding thiolase family protein, with product MTSAVIVDVVRTPSGKGKPGGGLSDVHPATLLAGVLAALIERNDLDPALVDDVIGGCVTQSGEQAFNISRTAVLAAGFPESVPATTVDRQCGSSQQAAHFAAQGVLAGAYDIAIACGVESMSRVPMFSNAQGKDANRGPIAHRFPDGLIQQGISAEIITQRWKLDRQTLDAFAARSHRLAADTAAAGGFDNELVAAGTLTADETIRATTTPEGLAGLRPAFVDEAMKQRFPEIDWSITPGNSSPLTDGASAALIMSAEKAAQLGLRPRARFHSFAVTGDDPLLMLTAVIPATRKALAKGGLTIDDIDAYEVNEAFAPVPLVWQHDLNADPAKLNPRGGAIALGHPLGASGTRILATMLNHLEQTGGRYGLQTMCEAGGLANAVIIERL from the coding sequence ATGACTTCCGCTGTCATTGTCGACGTTGTTCGTACGCCATCGGGAAAGGGGAAACCCGGTGGTGGACTGTCGGATGTGCATCCGGCGACGCTGCTGGCTGGAGTCCTGGCCGCGCTGATCGAACGCAATGACCTGGATCCCGCCCTGGTCGACGATGTGATCGGCGGATGCGTCACCCAGAGCGGCGAGCAGGCGTTCAATATCTCGCGCACCGCGGTGCTGGCGGCCGGGTTCCCGGAATCTGTGCCCGCCACCACCGTGGATCGGCAGTGCGGATCCTCGCAGCAGGCCGCGCATTTCGCGGCGCAGGGCGTGCTGGCCGGCGCCTACGACATCGCCATCGCCTGCGGCGTGGAATCGATGAGCCGGGTGCCGATGTTCTCCAACGCCCAGGGCAAGGACGCCAATCGGGGCCCGATCGCGCACCGCTTCCCGGATGGGCTGATCCAGCAGGGTATTTCGGCGGAGATCATCACCCAGCGCTGGAAACTGGACCGCCAGACCCTCGACGCGTTCGCCGCCCGCTCGCACCGGCTGGCCGCCGATACCGCCGCCGCCGGTGGCTTCGACAATGAACTCGTCGCCGCGGGCACGCTCACGGCCGACGAAACCATCCGCGCCACCACCACTCCGGAGGGTTTGGCCGGGCTGCGGCCCGCGTTCGTCGACGAAGCGATGAAGCAGCGGTTCCCGGAGATCGACTGGTCGATCACGCCGGGCAACTCCTCGCCGCTCACCGACGGCGCCTCGGCCGCACTGATCATGAGCGCGGAGAAGGCCGCGCAGCTCGGTCTGCGTCCACGGGCCCGCTTCCACTCCTTCGCCGTCACCGGCGACGATCCGCTGCTGATGCTCACCGCCGTCATTCCGGCCACCCGCAAGGCCCTCGCCAAGGGCGGGTTGACCATCGACGATATCGACGCCTACGAAGTGAACGAGGCTTTCGCTCCCGTGCCGCTGGTCTGGCAGCACGACCTGAACGCGGACCCGGCCAAGCTGAACCCGCGCGGCGGCGCCATCGCCCTGGGCCACCCGCTCGGGGCTTCGGGCACCCGCATCCTGGCGACCATGCTCAACCACCTGGAGCAGACCGGCGGGCGCTACGGCCTGCAAACCATGTGCGAGGCGGGCGGTCTCGCCAACGCTGTCATCATCGAGCGTCTCTGA
- the dinB gene encoding DNA polymerase IV: MTPESRGHPRIQARAQASILHADLDSFYASVEQRDNPALRGKPVIVGGGVVLAASYEAKAFGIRTPMNGGQAIRLCPHAIVVPPRMGAYADASKAVFEVFRDTTPIVEGISIDEAFLDVGGLRRIAGEPVEIARRLRADIRDKVGLPISVGIARTKFLAKVASAVAKPDGLRLVPPDGELDFLHPLPVERLWGVGDVTAAKLHEHGITRIAQLAELGESPLRAIVGPAAARHLFALSMARDPRRVETGRRRRSLGAQRALGRHHRPPEEIEAFLHGLIDRLGRRLRAADRVCRTVVLRMRFDDFSRATRSHTLAEATDSTTVILDTARTLLATAMPMITERGLTLIGLALTNLDDANSAQLTLPLETRAGNTLDATLDDLRRRFGSAAVTRATLLHRGEGLSVPLLPD, translated from the coding sequence ATGACACCTGAATCACGAGGCCACCCGCGCATTCAGGCTCGTGCGCAGGCCTCGATCCTGCATGCCGACCTCGACTCCTTCTACGCCTCGGTCGAACAGCGAGACAATCCCGCGCTGCGCGGCAAGCCGGTGATCGTCGGCGGCGGCGTGGTGCTCGCCGCCAGCTACGAGGCCAAGGCGTTCGGAATCCGCACACCGATGAACGGCGGCCAGGCGATCCGGCTGTGCCCGCACGCCATCGTCGTGCCGCCGCGCATGGGCGCCTACGCCGACGCGAGCAAAGCGGTGTTCGAGGTCTTCCGGGACACCACGCCCATCGTCGAGGGCATCTCCATCGACGAGGCGTTCCTCGATGTCGGCGGGCTGCGCCGGATCGCGGGCGAGCCCGTCGAGATCGCGCGGCGGCTGCGCGCCGACATCCGGGACAAGGTCGGCCTGCCCATTTCGGTGGGCATCGCGCGCACCAAGTTCCTCGCCAAGGTGGCCAGCGCGGTCGCCAAACCCGATGGTCTGCGACTGGTGCCGCCCGACGGCGAGCTCGATTTCCTGCACCCGCTGCCGGTCGAAAGATTATGGGGCGTAGGCGATGTCACCGCGGCGAAGTTGCACGAGCATGGCATCACCCGCATCGCCCAGCTGGCGGAACTGGGTGAGAGTCCACTACGCGCCATCGTCGGTCCCGCCGCGGCGCGGCACCTGTTCGCCTTGTCCATGGCCCGCGACCCGCGGCGCGTGGAAACCGGCCGCCGGCGGCGTTCGCTCGGCGCGCAACGCGCCCTCGGCCGCCACCACCGCCCGCCCGAGGAGATCGAGGCCTTCCTGCACGGCCTCATCGACCGGCTCGGTCGCCGCCTGCGCGCCGCGGACCGGGTGTGCCGAACGGTGGTGCTGCGCATGCGCTTCGACGATTTCAGCCGCGCCACCCGCTCCCACACACTGGCCGAGGCCACCGATTCCACCACCGTGATCCTCGACACGGCGCGCACCTTGCTGGCGACGGCCATGCCGATGATCACCGAGCGTGGCTTGACGCTGATCGGCCTCGCGCTGACCAACCTGGACGACGCGAACTCGGCACAGCTGACCCTGCCGCTGGAGACGCGCGCCGGCAACACCCTGGACGCGACCCTCGACGATCTGCGCCGGCGCTTCGGCTCCGCCGCCGTCACCCGCGCGACCCTGCTGCACCGCGGCGAGGGCCTGTCGGTTCCGCTGCTTCCGGACTAG
- a CDS encoding BlaI/MecI/CopY family transcriptional regulator has translation MISGEEFGTVRGFGDLEAVIMDRIWDRDCEYSTVRDLYEELSAEREIAYTTVMSTMDNLHRKGWLARERAGKAYRYWPTLTREEHSARVMLEALESGGRSDLVLSHFVDQISAEESAGLRAALRRVTARQAPR, from the coding sequence ATGATCAGTGGTGAGGAGTTCGGCACGGTGCGTGGATTCGGAGACTTGGAGGCCGTGATCATGGACCGGATCTGGGACCGGGACTGCGAGTACAGCACGGTGCGCGACCTCTATGAGGAACTCAGCGCCGAGCGCGAGATCGCCTACACCACTGTCATGTCGACCATGGACAACCTGCACCGCAAGGGCTGGCTGGCCCGCGAACGCGCGGGCAAGGCCTACCGCTACTGGCCGACGCTGACCCGGGAGGAGCACAGCGCGCGGGTGATGCTGGAGGCGTTGGAGTCCGGCGGCCGTTCGGATCTGGTGCTGAGCCACTTCGTCGATCAGATCAGCGCCGAGGAGTCGGCGGGCCTGCGCGCGGCGCTGCGGCGCGTCACTGCCCGGCAGGCGCCGCGTTGA
- a CDS encoding winged helix DNA-binding domain-containing protein, protein MRVGWDQVFRWRLARQYVSEPTAAPVPALVERLCGVQTQVGSAAETAVALRRAHPESGALTRALGQGALVKTWAMRGTLHALAPASAAAFLPLMAATRIWEKPSWQKTFGATPAEVEALTEAVSGILADRPLTREELVAALLADRAFHKLGEELKSGWGALLKPLAWQGALCHGAAQGNRITFTTPAQVIPGWQGLPEPDEAAPAAVVAYLGAYGPATPDTFDAWLSRNNNRKPTVRRWFSELGDALTEVDVEGTKAYIRAEHADELAAAKPGHSVHLLGAFDQYILGPGTKDTELLPAAYRSEVSKKAGWIAPIVVVDGRIGGTWEIDGGDLVVSLFGGVTVPVRKLEPAAGRVAAALGIESVKVRVAQQV, encoded by the coding sequence GTGCGGGTCGGTTGGGATCAAGTCTTTCGGTGGCGGTTGGCCCGCCAGTATGTCTCGGAGCCGACCGCGGCGCCGGTGCCGGCGCTCGTCGAGCGACTCTGCGGCGTGCAGACCCAAGTCGGTTCCGCTGCGGAAACCGCGGTGGCTCTACGCCGTGCGCATCCCGAATCCGGTGCGCTCACCCGAGCTCTCGGACAGGGCGCACTGGTGAAAACCTGGGCCATGCGCGGCACGCTGCACGCGCTCGCCCCGGCCTCGGCCGCCGCGTTCCTGCCCCTCATGGCGGCGACTCGGATCTGGGAAAAGCCCTCCTGGCAGAAGACATTCGGCGCCACGCCCGCCGAGGTCGAGGCGCTCACCGAAGCTGTCTCGGGCATCCTCGCGGACCGGCCGCTCACCCGCGAGGAACTGGTCGCGGCGCTGCTCGCGGACCGCGCCTTCCACAAGCTGGGGGAGGAGCTGAAATCCGGTTGGGGCGCCCTGCTCAAGCCTCTGGCCTGGCAAGGGGCGCTGTGTCATGGTGCGGCGCAAGGCAACCGGATCACCTTCACCACCCCGGCGCAGGTGATTCCCGGCTGGCAGGGCCTCCCCGAGCCCGACGAGGCGGCTCCGGCGGCCGTCGTCGCGTACCTCGGCGCCTACGGACCGGCCACCCCGGACACCTTCGACGCCTGGCTCAGCCGCAACAACAACCGTAAACCGACTGTGCGCCGCTGGTTCTCGGAGCTCGGCGACGCGCTCACCGAGGTGGACGTCGAGGGTACGAAGGCCTATATCCGGGCTGAGCACGCCGACGAACTGGCCGCGGCGAAACCCGGTCACTCGGTGCATCTGCTGGGCGCGTTCGATCAGTACATCCTCGGCCCCGGCACCAAGGACACCGAATTGCTGCCCGCCGCCTATCGGTCCGAGGTCAGCAAGAAGGCGGGTTGGATCGCCCCGATCGTGGTGGTCGACGGCCGGATCGGCGGTACCTGGGAGATCGACGGCGGCGACCTGGTCGTGTCGCTGTTCGGCGGCGTGACAGTGCCCGTCCGGAAGCTCGAGCCCGCGGCGGGCCGGGTGGCGGCCGCGCTGGGCATCGAGTCGGTGAAAGTTCGCGTCGCGCAGCAGGTTTGA